From the genome of Fundidesulfovibrio putealis DSM 16056:
CGCCGCATGCGGCGCGCCCCGGAGAAGTGACAGGTTGCTGGCTGAGTGCCGGAGAGGTGGTCAGGTCGGAGAGCCTCCGGCGGCCAAAGGGCTGCGCCCTTTGGAATCCCTTATAACTATTGCGAATGATCGTTACTATGCACCATGCGCCGTATTATTGGGAGAACGAAAGGCGATCAGTTCGAGGCCAGCTTCTTCGTGGGGTCCACGATGCTCATCAGGCGCTTGGCCAGCTCGGTGTTGTCGTAATAGCCCTCGAAGGCCTTGGCGCCGGTTCCCATGGCCGAGGTCATGACCGGCATGCCCGTATGGGAGTAGGTGGTCCAGGCCAGTCCGGCCTTGGAGTCCAGGATACGGGTCAGGGTGACGGTCAGGGGTTCATAGTCGCCGTAGCGCAGGTATTCGGCGGAGTCCTTGGATTTTTCGCCCTCGCCGGACAGGGAGCGCTTGAAGGCGTCCTCAACCATGACCAGCTCGTAATCCTTGAGGTACATGCCGTAGGTGTCGGCGGGGGAGGTGACGTCCTCGTTGGGCTTGGGAGACTTCTTCATCTCTTCCAGGTCGGCGGCGGTGGGGATCACCAGGCCGAAGCCTTCCTTGATGAGCCCGGCCACGTCGGCCAGATTGGCTTTGTCCGCAGGGGTGTTCTTCTTGTATTCCTTCAGCTTGTTGGAGAAGGCCAGGAAGGAGAGCTTCTGGTTTTTCAGGTAGCTGTAATAGTTGCCGTACTTGGTTCCGGCGAAGCCCAGGCTCATGCCGCCGCACTCGTGGTCGCCGGTGACCACGATCAGGGTTTCGTCCGGGTGCTTCCTGGCGAAATCCACGGCCTGGGCCACGGCGTCGTCCAGGGACAGCACGTCCTTGATGGAGGCCACGGCGTCGTTGGCGTGGCAGGCCCAGTCGACCTTGCCGCCCTCGATCATCATGAAGAATCCCTTGGGGTTGTCCAGCAGTTCGATGCCCTTGGCCGTGAACTGGGCCAGGGTGACCTCCTTGGCCGGATCAACGTCCATGGCGTAGGGCATGGCCTTGTCGGCGTCCAGCACGGGGTTGACGGCCAGCACTTTCTGTCCGGGCTTGAGGGCCAGGATTTCGTCGCGCGAATTCAGCACCGTGTAGCCCTTGGACTTGAAGCTCTCCAAGGCG
Proteins encoded in this window:
- a CDS encoding alkaline phosphatase, with translation MLLARPSTRRLTMLLWLALALIFAAQATAAAAADKPAKYVFYFIGDGLAQAQRTAAEYYLAAEKGMEKPGLVKLTMSSFPVQGATTTYSLNSIITDSGAAGVALASGVKTYNGAIGVDGEKKSVPTVAEIAKQKGMKVGIVSTVSLDHATPACFYAHQPSRNNYYEISMQAADSGFDYFAGGGFKDPEGKKSKKEGDKPNALESFKSKGYTVLNSRDEILALKPGQKVLAVNPVLDADKAMPYAMDVDPAKEVTLAQFTAKGIELLDNPKGFFMMIEGGKVDWACHANDAVASIKDVLSLDDAVAQAVDFARKHPDETLIVVTGDHECGGMSLGFAGTKYGNYYSYLKNQKLSFLAFSNKLKEYKKNTPADKANLADVAGLIKEGFGLVIPTAADLEEMKKSPKPNEDVTSPADTYGMYLKDYELVMVEDAFKRSLSGEGEKSKDSAEYLRYGDYEPLTVTLTRILDSKAGLAWTTYSHTGMPVMTSAMGTGAKAFEGYYDNTELAKRLMSIVDPTKKLASN